CTCTCTGCCGTAAGTGTGATGATTTACTTTATGAGCGAGGCCTTTGGTTTAAGTTGAGCAGATCAAGGACTTCTTCTCCTTTGCCTTCTTCAAACTTCTATTCATATTTTCATAGAGAAATCAAAGATAGAATAGAATTCATTTTACATTATATTTAAAGCATTCTTTAATTCAGATAAAAAAATAATGTCAATCCATCATTATAAACAAattgttaaaaaataaaatttaattttaatgcaCGGCACGCAGCAGGCTTCATTTAAAAGGGGAAGATGAAGAAGGTTGGGGCATATAATATTGAATGAGGAGTTGTCGCATGGCCTGGAGGCTCTTGATAGCCTCTGTAGTTGAAGATGGTTCCACTGCAATTCACGCTTGGACTCCATGGCTCCAACTTCTCAAGGACCCACCTTGATATTATTATCTTTATGGGGGACTTCTTAATCAAGACACTCAACTAAGCACACAATATATATAGATTCAACCTTAAAAGGGAAAAGCAAATCCAAATTTCGTCTTTTTAACATATTGTTGTTGGCTACCtaatgtaatattattatcacaatatctaaatttttgtaatgaaagTATTgccattatttaaaatttttttaattttttatacgttaaaaaataaaatatctaattattaaattactaaatttaaaaacaataatttGAATATATGCACCCActtaatttaattacttttaatttttcaaaGTCAAAAAATATATAATGTACTTATATATGTAATCATGAAGTGTTCCCTCTCTGTCTTGTAATTAGTCCCACCCCCTTCATCATTCTTCCACTTTTGCTAGCATAACATCTCTTTCTTGTTCTCTCAAATATATTTTCTCCAACATATTTtccaaatattatatataaatatatacattTTGTCCAACATGCTTCAAAGCAAGCGTCACGAGAGCAACTTTTAACATGTATTATTACTTACATGGATTTGGAATTAAAAATCGTGCCCATAGAGTGGCACGCAATGGCTTATTTCTCTTGTAGTGGAGATAAGAGTATGGAGCAGTTATAACACGATTGTGACAATTCAGTTCAATTGAGTAGTATTGCATTGTCAGTTTTGATTCTGATTTTACAAAtttattctttaaattttttactaaaaatttaaaagtttgctATCCAGTGAAATTGTTCCCTTCCGAAGTTTTTTCAACTTTTTTATCATTTTTGATGTGAAAACTCATTTCACTCTTGCCCCTTCGTTTTAGTCTTAAAATGAAGAATTGctcttttcatgaatttaagggATGTTCAACAATGActtatttgtgtatgtgtgtgcatGAGAGAGAAAATAACAATTAAGCAATGATTTTCTTATAGGTAGTTATATTATCATTAAAcaaaaataacttttattttcttcctgTTCTTTGTCATAACGCTCATTCTGGGACGAGTTGGAAAAGGAATTCCTAATTCTTACACGGATGAGATCAAGAATTGGCAAGCGGATGAGTTTTCTAGTTGGCTATGTTGATATAGCTTAGATAGGGAAAAAATATTCATTTTCATATGCTCGACAGGTAAGTTGAGTATTATTAAATCAGAAAGAGAGGTCAGGTACGCACACATAGATTAGTGATGAAAATAGACTATCATTAAAGTCATAATAATTATAGCGAATTCTCCTTTCATATGCCCCACATTCACGCACACTCCATGATCGATATGAAATTCCAAAGAACTAGCCTGTCAGCAGATGGATCAGTCTCGATTTTTTCATCACGAACTCATGCACATCGACTCTTCCTTCagctttttgctttttttttttaagagataAAATATATGAATCGGTTACAAGGATAAATCACCATTAaaactataacaattttaatagaaTCACTGTTCTTatataattcatatttaaacacattCTATAAATGATGTGGGATTTTCAAGACTAATTTACTGGCAAATAAGCatacttcaattttttttgtcaTATACTCACGCACCCTTgcacattaaattaaattttaattatgcaaactttagataattttatttttaagaaaaataattaaatattaattcattaataaattatttttacagTCATATTTCCTATTtcggccttttttttttttaatttttattaattgagtCTCGATTGAGTGTGTGGCGTGGGATTCGAACTCGAATGAAGCTTTGACTTTGAGGCTATCACTACCATTTTGGTGGCCCGTACAGAAAATTATGCGATTGAATTTCGGGAAAGGAATAAATAGAGAAAGAAATAGTAATGagttataattattataaatttgacTTTGTCTTTATATAAAAAtaactttaataattttaaattaaatatttatattaaaatttatatatttattattttaaatacttattttaattaattttatataaattttaatataattaatttagaatGGCTACAAATGTATGATGTTTATATTCATTAAATTCAAAtatgagaaaaaaaagaaagaaaattcaaattaaaaaagaaaGACTACCAATTGCCAATCATATATTTCTTTTCTTGGAAAGGAATTGGAAGATATTTATTCGTATTCAAGGAAGGCAATAAACCATTTTTTCCTTTAAGAAATGCCATTTGGCAGGCCTGTTTCTCCTCCCTAATCTTGTTCCTTTCATTCCCTCTCTCTTTCTTAACGCAAGAAAACCATAGTTCCTTCCATTTTCTCAAGAAACAAACAACAACCCACCAAAACCCATTATCTAGAAATCCCATTGACATAGTTCTATTTCTCTCATTCATCATAATTACGAAATCCTTTCTCTCTCTGCCGCTCCACCTTTTTTCAAAGTTCAAAACAAAATATACTGGAACTTGACCATGCACATCCGTCTTCTCATATCCGTTCTCAAATAGAATATAAAAATCACCGCCTAGTTCTACCATTGTTTTGGGGTTAATTATGGGAACAACAACATCGTCAATGGCGGCGAAATTCGCCTTCTTCCCACCTAACCCACCGTCTTATAACATAGTAGTTGATGAAGAAACTGGGAAACTGAGAATCTCAGATGTCCAACAGAAAGACGACGTGGACGTGTTGAAGCTTTCCACAAAGAAAGGGAATGAGATTGTTGCCATATACGTGAAGAACCCATTAGCTTCATTGACTGTCCTATACTCTCATGGCAACGCTGCTGATCTTGGCCAGATGTATCATATCTTCACTGAGCTTAGCCAACACCTTAATGTTAATCTTATGGGGTCAGTTCTTTCATATTCTATTgtttattaatgaaaaaatatcctggattttattttttagaaattaatgccttttttttttttttccttttacagGTACGATTATTCTGGGTATGGACAGTCTTCTGGAAAGGtatattcttttcttttccctttcttttttcTGACCTCAAAATGCTCGAACTAAATTTCGATGGAGTGATCAAATTGAGTTGACAAGTTGTTGTTTCTTATTAATTAACTTGACTTACGTAGGACAAATCTATGATTATTCAAGCACATATGGTAGTAGTAGTACACAGTCAAAGGAGAGTAGGacttaattttgacttctcatgataaaaattttaggCCTGTTTGTTAGTAATTTGATGTCAAATCAATCACATTTTCCATGTTTCCCTGTTTTCATGGCTCAAGCACATTTGGCAGATTGGCCTGAGAGTTGATGGGGTGGTAGGGGGGACGGCTTAATTGCTTAAAGAAGctcatattttatttcttttcgcattataaatttcaaaacatattttaagaaaaaaaagttATATCTTGAATTCTAGTCAAGAAAGATCAAAGTATAGGTCATCGGGGCCAGCTCAGGCAATGTATCAAAACAAGAAGTGGCAATTTAGAGATGAACTAAAGCTCATTACTAGAAAACACTCTGATACCTGTTTGCCATGTTCTTGGCACAATATGTGTTTTATTCTGTGAATTGTATGATAAATAGAAAGACTGCTGATTTTGTGTGATGCACTGACACCCAATTAGCCAAGTGAACAAGATACATATGCTGATATAGATGCTGCATATATATGCCTGGAAGAGACTTATGGAGTGAAGGAGGAAGATATTATATTGTATGGTCAATCAGTAGGGAGTGGACCTACTCTTGAATTGGCTACTCGTTTGCCTCAATTAAGAGCTGTGATTCTTCACAGTCCTATCCTCTCAGGCCTTCGTGTCATGTATCCTGTCAAGAAAACATTCTGGTTCGACATTTACAAGGTTTGTCACCTGGATGGTCAATTAGATAAGTCTAATTGTCTTATTTTCTAAGATTTCATCCATCTATTGAGTGTTAACTTTTCCTTTTTGTCATATCATTACAGAATATTGATAAGATTCCGCTAGTTAATTGCCCAGTTCTGGTAATTCATGTGAGTGCCACTTTCCTTTTCTAGTTCTGTGCAATTGTGGTTTGATAACAGCCATTGGTTGTTATGAGAATAAAATTGCCCTGCTGGTTATTGCAGGGAACAGAAGATGAAGTCGTTGACTTTTCCCATGGTAAGCAGTTGTGGGAGCTCTGCAAAGAGAAGTATGAACCCTTGTGGCTTAAAGGAGGAAGCCACTGCAACTTGGAACTCTACCCAGAGTACTTACGGCATCTTAGGAAGTTCATATCTGCCATTGAGAAGCTGCCTCCGCATCTTAGAAATGGACCTGGACAAAGCACAGATCAGCCTGATCAGCCTTCGAACACCCCAGATTCCAATAAGGAAAAATCAAGGCCAAGCACAGATCATAGAGATAAGGCTAGGCCTAGTACTGGGCAGAAAGAAAAATCCAGGCTAAGCACAGACAGCAGAGAGAAAGGAAGAGCAAGCACTGACAGGAGAGAGAAGTCGAGAAAGAGCATTGATCGCACAGCAAAAGCAAGGAACAGCACTGATCAGCCAGAGAAAGCAAGAAACAGCCTCGACCGGTCAGTGTATACAATTAAGaacttttcttcttcctttgttTAATTTCCCATTGTTGGTTTTCTATTGGTCATTTGAACATGTGAGCTAATTGTTGGCATTAACTGGCTTGTTATGGCAGGTTGGGAGACATGGTTAGATCTGTGGGATTGTGCAATGTCGATTGTTTGAAACAGACAGCTTCTGAGGCCTGATATAGGAAAGTTAGTGCTTGAAAGTGGGATGTAATATCCTTTCCTAGATTCTCTGTTTGGTTTATTGGTTGGGTTCTTGTGGAGGTGCTGCTCTTTTCTATTTGCAATACACAAAAGCAAATAATTTAACTAGCTAGGTTCGTTTTTGCATCCCTCAAAATTCTGATCTGccaatgaccataaatcttttttCTTGCGTCTCAATTTTCCCTTCTTTATTACTTGATCATCTAGCAGAGTGCTTATATCTGCCATGAAGAGAGGCTACAGATTCATTCAGGGACAAAATAGCTTGCCTGTGCTCTGTCGGTACATGGCAAGGAAGCTTGCGCTTATTCTCCAAGCCACTGCCCTCCAGATTTTGCATCCCTTTGTGAAACCCATATTTATTTTGAGTCAAGAATTGTGTAATGCGAGCATCACAAATCTCCACAGATAAATTCATCCATGAGCTGAAGTTGTAAAAATTACAGTTACCAATGAAAAAGAGCAGTCAATCTCAAGATTGGCTATTTCTTTTAACTCTGCCTGCACAAAAAGGTCGGCCTAGTATTTTAACTAAACAGCGCCGTCAACCAAATTTATTGAACATTTCGTTGATCAGTTTAACGTCAAACTCTGGGATTTATACCTGGGCTTCAGTAGAATGAAACACACAAGATTGGTCTTTCCCACCCCTTTCCTATGTCAGTAGACAGATGAACTGAAAATGGATCCTATATCAACATTACCATGGATTCCAACCCAAAAAAGAAGCGAAAAAAAATTTCCCATGACAATGGAAAGGCtaatttaatctattttttttatatttataattaagtgaTATTCCAATTTTGATTATTTTATCCCTCTCACCAATTTGAAATCACGCCCACAACTGTTTATTCAGGATTCAATGAAGACCCGAACTGGAGAATTTTCTGATTGACCCACAACTATTTATTAATTCTATCATTATGGATAATATTACATAAAAAATTcatttatgttttatttaaaatattagaaatttttTTAGATGTGATTATTATAATTTTGATCTCATATAAAGATgggtttaattatttattaaattaagtatttatatatttatatgtaaattcatttgtttattataaatattttaattaattttatattatctataaatatttaatttaataataataaaatttgtttTCACTGGGTTTCACTATGTAGTAAATGGAAAACGGAGGATACGGTTGATGCTGGGATGGCAGCATCTAGGCCTCATAATTCCAAACAAAAACGTCCAAAAACAATACCTCTTTGTCATCTGTCTAGAACCCTCTTCTCTTCCCCTTAAACCCCTCGAGGGTTTTTAGTTTTCTTTGCAATCTGGATAGCGGTTGATTGATCGCCCAAAATATCTCTTGTAGCAACTGACTGCTACTCCCTTTTATCTGTCTAGGGCTCGATGGCTCCAGTTCTGAGCAGAAGCTTAGGTGCTTCTGCTTCTTTGGTCTCCCCTCCCTTTTCCACACCCTTCTCACGTAAACACCTTAACCTGAAGTCCTTTTGTCTAAGAAGTCCCTTTTTGCCACAGAATAACGGTCTTAAAAGGGGGTTTTCCTGTACTGGCCTAAGTTGGAAACTTGAGAAACGAAATAATCGAATTGCTGTCAGGTGCGAGGCGGCCGTCGCTGAGAAAGAGGCCGCTGATTCTTCTGGCGAGAAATTCGAGTATCAAGCTGAGGTGGGTCTCTTTTATATTTTCGGATTTTGGGGAGTTTTGAGCTTTTAGCGATTTGGGTTTGGGTTCTGCGTCTTTAGTTTAATTCTGTTTGGCTTCACTTTGACCCACTAGACGAAATTTATAGTCGGTCCTCAAATAGCTGGCTTTGGTACTTTTTCTTTGTGCTTGGAACACTTTTGAATAAATAGTTTGATTGGTCTGTCACGGATACGAAAATTTTTAGATAGAAGAAATACCAGTCTTTCTTTTCTGTCATCGATACAAATGGATGCCATTTGTATAGAATTTTGATTGTtagattggtttttcattttaCATGAGCAAAAGACGGAGGCTTTGTGGATTTTTTGTGCTTGTTATATGATTGAACTTTTTTATGTTAATTTTCTACTGGGAGTCGAATATTTGTTCCAAGCACTGCTGATTGAGAAGGTTAATCATTTCAGGTTAGTCGCCTATTGGATTTGATAGTTCACAGTCTTTACAGCCACAAGGAAGTATTCCTTAGAGAGCTTGTGAGGTGAGCATGTTCCCTGATTGCTAAAAGCTTGAAGCATAGTAATGTATGTAATTGCtctaagagaatttcaaacttttACATAAAAAAACATGAAACGAGTGATCTGTCAGGAAAGGTTACCATGCCTTTTCTCTTTACTTCAAGAAATGTATTATTTCCTTATCCTTCTCTATTCTCTTTCATTTGCTAGTATGCATAAGCCAGCAAGTGGCAGTATATTTTCTTAATCTATTGGTTGActttgttctttttctttttgctccagCAATGCAAGCGATGCTTTAGATAAGTTGAGGTTTTTAAGTGTGACTGAGCCATCTTTGCTTGGAGATGCTGGTGACTTGGAGATTCGCATAAAACCTGATCCAGACAATGGGACCGTCACCATAACGTATATTGCCATTTCTTCTTTAACAATTTTTgcttcaaagaaaaaaaaattcccaAGTTGATTGGAGCATTCTTCTTTATTCTTCTTAACTTGCAGAGACACAGGCATTGGAATGACAAAAGAAGAGCTCATTGACTGTCTTGGAACCATTGCTCAGAGTGGCACTTCAAAATTCCTTAAGGCTCTTAAGGTGTCTGTTTATCCTCAAGACATAGACATTGAACTCCAGAACTTAGCAATTCATAGAATATGTGCCTATAATAAGTTCTCCCTTGTCATGTACAGGAAAATAAGGATCTTGGGGCAGACAATGGTTTGATTGGTCAATTTGGTGTTGGGTTCTATTCTGCTTTTCTTGTGGCTGAGAAGGTATGATACGATTTCTACAATGTTTTTGACATGCTGCAATGTATTgcttaattattgaaattttttttgcAGAAAACAGATAGTTTTTCGTGGTAATTTACTGATGAAGGCTGTTTTTATATATTATGTGCAATCAGGTTGTAGTGGCTACGAAGAGCCCAATGTCAGATAGGCAATATGTTTGGGAAGCAGTAGCTGACAGTAGCTCTTACTTGATTAAGGAAGAAAGTGATCCTGACAAGCTCCTACGTCGCGGAACACAAATTACACTTTATTTAAGGGTACTCAAGCTCTTTGGTTGTTATGCATAAATTTAAATGCAAAAAATATGTTCAGCATAATTTTGGAAGGAAATATTTTTGTTATTCACAGACAGACAACAACAATGGTttctcttcttcttgttttctcctttttttttttccttgggtTTCATATTTTGCTTAATCTACCTTTCCCATAGCATGAATAAACAGTCTCATTATTGGATGTTGCTTTTTGTATACTAAAATGAGTCTAATAAATCATGGGTTTATTGCAGGAGGACGATAAATATGAATTCTCAGATCCAGTCAAAATTCAGGGTTTGGTGAAGAACTACTCACAATTTGTTTCTTTCCCCATCTATACATGGCAAGAGAAATCAAGGACTGTTGAGGTGAGAACATTGACATTAAATGTCATCTCTCTTTACCTTTAAAGGTTATTGGAGGGACTGCATATAACATATATGGTAGATGGTAGCTTTCACTTGAATCTACATTGTGCTCTCAgtattttttttaaggggggtgGTGGCAGTGGTAAAACTTTTCAAGTATTACTCTTAGGCCTTCCTCTTAAATCTTTGTATGAATTGTTTTCTTCATTTCATGAGTTAATACTTAGGGTGATGATTTTAGTTtacttttttttccccttttcctTATTTACTTTATTTGTATAGTAAAGCCAGCACTGAATTAAACTGTCTTTGCTAAATCAAAATTTTGGTAGGTGGAAGAGGAGGAAGAACCAAGAGAAGGAGAAGAAGCAAAACCAGAGGTAAATTAGCATAGCTGTTCTGATTATGCTTGTGGCTTATCTTTCTGGCTGACTGTGGCATTAAGTCGGTTTATGTACCTGTTGCCAGGATGAGAAGAAGAAAACAAAGAAAACTAAAACTGAGAAGTATTGGGATTGGGAGTTGGCCAATGAAACAAAGCCAATATGGGTGAGTACATGCATCGACAATTTATTTTTTGCTGATTCGTAGCTATGCATGAGCGTCTATgtgcaagagagagagagagagagagagagagagagagagagagagagagagaactagTTCACAATTAGATGCCCTTTTCTTTGCTTTTGTATTTCTTATGGATGCCTTGCATATGTTTTTATGcaatcatatattttattttgttttgtttttgttTGGTATCTTGCAGATGCGAAGTCCAAAGGAAGTTGAAAAGGATGAGTACCATGAGTTTTACAAGAAAACATTTAATGAATTCTTGGACCCACTTGCATGCACGCATTTCACTACAGAGGTACCAAAATGTTTTTGGTTGTCTTAGTTGACTACATATTAGGTTGGGTATGAGCTGTACTTTGAAAAATTTTGCAGGGAGAGGTGGAGTTTAGGAGTGTTCTATACATACCTGGAATGGGACCTCTTAACAATGAGGAGGTTGTGAATCCAAAAACAAAGAATATACGCTTGTATGTGAAGCGGGTATTTATCTCTGATGATTTTGATGGAGAGCTGGTAAGTGTTGCTATGACTTGATAGCTTGAAATCCCGAGTATTGCTCTGTATTGTGTATGGCTTTTCTTTCCCATGGCCATGTAGTACTATGTTCTTGACTAACCACTGTAAACAGAAGTTTAATTGGGGAAAATCTGTATATATGCTTTTATTTGTGGTCTGGATGTTTGGCACTAATTATGTATATTTTTCTGCTAATAGAAAATCACATTATTGGAGATATAAATGAACATGATGTTGTTATAAGCTAAATTAAATTCAATGTTTTAGTTTGTCTGCTAGTAAGTTATGTGAaatatttatgtttgtatttataGGAATGTGAGGTTAGAATTTCCTCAGAGCAATAAGCTGAATGTGATTTTCTGGCAGTTTCCACGATATCTGAGCTTTGTGAAGGGTGTGGTTGACTCTGATGATCTTCCTCTTAATGTCTCTCGAGAAATTCTTCAAGAGAGTCGAATTGTAAGAATTATGAGAAAGAGACTTGTCAGGAAAACATTTGACATGATTCAAGAGCTCTCAGAAAGTGAAAATAAGGAGGTTGGTCGCAATTAATCCATGTGTACTTTGCTTTCTTGTTTGATCTGAGTTAAGCCAAGAATCTCAGGATACTTTTAACTTTATTTCAGGATTACAAGAAATTCTGGGAGAATTTTGGCAGGTTTCTCAAATTAGGATGTATTGAAGACACTGGTAATCACAAGCGCATAACTCCTTTGCTGCGGTTCTACACCTCCAAAAGTGAGGATGAACTCACAACCTTAGATGAGTATGTTGAGAACATGGGGGAACACCAGAAGGCTATCTATTACCTGGCAACAGACAGCTTGAAAAGTGCTAAGAGTGCCCCATTCTTGGAGAAGTTGGTTCAGAAAGGAATTGAGGTATGTGTGTTGTGTAGATTTTGGCAATacttttacttgaatagttttcaaTAGAGTGCATACATGTTCATCTGCAAGGCAGTAACATAAAATGTTTTCTTATTTGAGCTGAAGTAAGCAAAGGAGGTTAAATATGACACAACCACTCACGCATGTGTACAGGGAATAAATGTGTCAAAGCAGGGATGAAATAGATTTATGTTAAAGTAGATtaaacctctttgttgactatttttttgaataaatctttgTTGACTAATTGATGAAACTAATATTCATTTATGTTAGTGAAACTGATACTTGCAGTTTCTATTTTCTGTTTTCTGTTTTCCTTCCCCTTTTGCCTAGTTGTTATTTGGGGTTGAAGTAGTAATGATACTTTGCTTCGTCATACCTTCTCTATTACTATTCCCATAATCCCATTATAAACTTGGCTGTCTTAGGCTACCTGTTTAGGCAGACATAACTGCACTTTTTACCTTTTCCTTTCCTGGATTCTGATGTGGTTGATAACTTTAATTGTTTTAGGTTCTTTACTTAATT
Above is a genomic segment from Hevea brasiliensis isolate MT/VB/25A 57/8 chromosome 17, ASM3005281v1, whole genome shotgun sequence containing:
- the LOC110647644 gene encoding heat shock protein 90-5, chloroplastic, encoding MAPVLSRSLGASASLVSPPFSTPFSRKHLNLKSFCLRSPFLPQNNGLKRGFSCTGLSWKLEKRNNRIAVRCEAAVAEKEAADSSGEKFEYQAEVSRLLDLIVHSLYSHKEVFLRELVSNASDALDKLRFLSVTEPSLLGDAGDLEIRIKPDPDNGTVTITDTGIGMTKEELIDCLGTIAQSGTSKFLKALKENKDLGADNGLIGQFGVGFYSAFLVAEKVVVATKSPMSDRQYVWEAVADSSSYLIKEESDPDKLLRRGTQITLYLREDDKYEFSDPVKIQGLVKNYSQFVSFPIYTWQEKSRTVEVEEEEEPREGEEAKPEDEKKKTKKTKTEKYWDWELANETKPIWMRSPKEVEKDEYHEFYKKTFNEFLDPLACTHFTTEGEVEFRSVLYIPGMGPLNNEEVVNPKTKNIRLYVKRVFISDDFDGELFPRYLSFVKGVVDSDDLPLNVSREILQESRIVRIMRKRLVRKTFDMIQELSESENKEDYKKFWENFGRFLKLGCIEDTGNHKRITPLLRFYTSKSEDELTTLDEYVENMGEHQKAIYYLATDSLKSAKSAPFLEKLVQKGIEVLYLIEPIDEVAIQNLQTYKEKKFVDISKEDLELGDEDDVKERETKQEFNLLCDWIKQQLGDKVAKVQVSKRLSSSPCVLVSGKFGWSANMERLMKAQALGDTSSLEFMRGRRILEINPDHPIIKDLNAACKNVPDSSDAKRAVDLLYDTALISSGFSPDSPAELGNKIYEMMAMALGGRWGRSEDDEADNAAESVANADKATEPEVVEPSEVRAENDPWND
- the LOC110647643 gene encoding uncharacterized protein LOC110647643; this encodes MGTTTSSMAAKFAFFPPNPPSYNIVVDEETGKLRISDVQQKDDVDVLKLSTKKGNEIVAIYVKNPLASLTVLYSHGNAADLGQMYHIFTELSQHLNVNLMGYDYSGYGQSSGKPSEQDTYADIDAAYICLEETYGVKEEDIILYGQSVGSGPTLELATRLPQLRAVILHSPILSGLRVMYPVKKTFWFDIYKNIDKIPLVNCPVLVIHGTEDEVVDFSHGKQLWELCKEKYEPLWLKGGSHCNLELYPEYLRHLRKFISAIEKLPPHLRNGPGQSTDQPDQPSNTPDSNKEKSRPSTDHRDKARPSTGQKEKSRLSTDSREKGRASTDRREKSRKSIDRTAKARNSTDQPEKARNSLDRLGDMVRSVGLCNVDCLKQTASEA